One Stenotrophomonas sp. SAU14A_NAIMI4_5 DNA segment encodes these proteins:
- a CDS encoding FAD-dependent oxidoreductase — MDLKSGYPWWAVSNGLIQAFPPLQQDLRCDVLVVGGGVTGALIADELSGHGHEVAVIEQRDIGWGSTAASTALLQYEIDTHLLDLARQYGTDAAELAYRACADAIPALGEVARGLKNVDFERMDSLYLASRHRDVPVLMAEGAARRQAGLDARWLQPDDLQQRFGVDAGGALLTRQAARVDPYCLTYGLLKRVRRRGGHVHDRTVLHSLEATSRSVTAGTEAGATIRARHVVLAMGYANLRWIDQRVARNRSSYAFITDPIDADVLGPLQRTMVWESARPYLYLRATGEGRLLVGGLDDAIDIPARRDRRVEGKAKQLMKQLQQWFPQLDPTPAFSWAGTFAETADGLPFFGPHPQWGPRVHLAMAYGGNGITYSMIGAGLLRARIERRRHPLQDLFGFDRV; from the coding sequence ATGGATCTGAAGAGCGGTTACCCCTGGTGGGCCGTGAGCAATGGGCTGATCCAGGCCTTCCCGCCGCTGCAGCAGGACCTGCGCTGCGATGTCCTGGTGGTGGGTGGCGGTGTCACCGGCGCGTTGATTGCCGATGAGCTGTCCGGCCACGGCCACGAGGTTGCGGTGATCGAGCAGCGCGACATCGGCTGGGGCAGCACCGCGGCCAGCACCGCCCTGCTGCAGTACGAGATCGACACCCACCTGCTGGACCTGGCCCGCCAGTACGGCACTGATGCCGCGGAACTGGCCTACCGCGCCTGCGCCGACGCCATCCCGGCCCTGGGCGAAGTGGCGCGCGGGCTGAAGAACGTCGATTTCGAGCGCATGGACAGCCTCTATCTGGCCAGCCGCCACCGCGACGTGCCGGTGCTGATGGCCGAGGGTGCCGCACGCCGCCAGGCCGGACTGGACGCCCGCTGGCTGCAGCCCGACGACCTGCAGCAGCGCTTCGGCGTGGACGCCGGTGGCGCGCTGCTGACCCGCCAGGCCGCGCGGGTCGATCCCTACTGCCTCACCTATGGCCTGCTCAAGCGCGTGCGCCGCCGCGGCGGCCATGTGCATGACCGCACGGTGCTGCACAGCCTGGAGGCCACCTCGCGCAGCGTGACCGCAGGTACCGAGGCGGGGGCCACCATCCGTGCGCGCCACGTCGTGCTCGCGATGGGCTACGCCAACCTGCGCTGGATCGACCAGCGGGTGGCGCGCAACCGCAGCAGCTACGCGTTCATCACCGACCCCATCGATGCCGACGTGCTGGGCCCGCTGCAGCGCACGATGGTGTGGGAAAGCGCCCGCCCCTACCTGTACCTGCGGGCCACCGGCGAGGGCCGGCTGCTGGTGGGCGGGCTGGACGATGCGATCGACATCCCGGCGCGCCGCGACCGCCGGGTGGAGGGCAAAGCGAAGCAGCTGATGAAGCAGCTGCAGCAGTGGTTCCCGCAGCTGGACCCGACCCCGGCGTTTTCCTGGGCGGGGACCTTCGCCGAGACCGCCGACGGCCTGCCGTTCTTCGGCCCGCACCCGCAGTGGGGGCCGCGCGTGCACCTGGCCATGGCCTACGGCGGCAACGGCATCACCTATTCGATGATCGGTGCCGGGCTGCTGCGGGCGCGGATCGAGCGGCGCCGTCACCCGCTGCAGGATCTTTTCGGGTTCGACCGGGTCTAA
- a CDS encoding PepSY domain-containing protein gives MLKSLTLATVAALAFAPAVQAAPLGMAQVEQTLRKAGYTQIHEIERDDGLWEADVSRADGRFSEVYVDPKTGEIFDEHDGRALLGTEQVLAKAQAHGLREIHSLERDGATWSLEARNARNQRVEVRLSGYDGRILHSERDGWLD, from the coding sequence ATGTTGAAGTCGCTCACCCTCGCCACCGTGGCCGCCCTGGCCTTCGCCCCCGCCGTGCAGGCGGCCCCGCTGGGCATGGCCCAGGTTGAACAGACCCTGCGCAAGGCCGGCTACACCCAGATCCACGAGATCGAGCGCGATGATGGCCTGTGGGAAGCCGACGTCAGCCGTGCCGATGGTCGCTTCAGCGAGGTGTATGTCGACCCGAAGACCGGCGAGATCTTCGACGAGCACGATGGCCGCGCGCTGCTGGGCACCGAGCAGGTACTGGCCAAGGCGCAGGCGCACGGTCTGCGCGAGATCCATTCGCTGGAACGCGATGGCGCGACCTGGTCGCTGGAAGCCCGCAACGCCCGCAACCAGCGCGTGGAGGTGCGCCTGAGCGGCTATGACGGGCGGATCCTGCACAGCGAGCGCGACGGCTGGCTGGATTGA
- a CDS encoding PepSY domain-containing protein → MLLALPLLLALASPATAARPAQDPAQDVARRAVQQGRYVALEGVVRDALKRHPGQLLEVELDDGVYEVEILRADGVVVELDYDARNGRLLKTELDD, encoded by the coding sequence CTGCTGCTCGCCCTGCCCCTGCTGCTGGCCCTGGCCAGCCCCGCGACCGCCGCCCGGCCTGCCCAGGATCCGGCGCAGGATGTCGCGCGCCGGGCCGTGCAGCAGGGTCGCTACGTTGCGCTGGAAGGCGTGGTGCGCGACGCGCTCAAGCGCCATCCCGGCCAGCTGCTGGAAGTGGAACTGGACGATGGGGTGTATGAAGTTGAAATCCTGCGCGCCGACGGCGTGGTGGTGGAGCTGGACTATGATGCGCGCAACGGCAGGCTGCTGAAGACGGAGCTGGACGACTGA
- a CDS encoding response regulator transcription factor, which produces MRILLAEDDAALAQRLQPLLEQAGYVVQTVADGRQAEEIGQIEDLQAAIVDLGLPGLDGLSVIERWRSNGRSFPVLVLTARGRWHDKLAGFDAGADDYLTKPFQADELVLRLRALIRRSHGHASPRLQCGPLQLDVNAGRFELDGQALALSPQEFRLLSCFIHHSGQVIGRDRLGEQVFDGGLDPDSNALDVLLGRVRRKLGSDLIQTVRGQGWRLAAP; this is translated from the coding sequence ATGCGCATCCTGCTGGCCGAGGACGATGCGGCGCTGGCACAGCGCCTGCAGCCGCTGCTGGAACAGGCCGGTTACGTGGTGCAGACCGTGGCCGATGGCCGCCAGGCCGAAGAGATCGGCCAGATCGAGGATCTGCAGGCCGCCATCGTCGACCTCGGCCTGCCCGGGCTGGACGGCCTGAGCGTGATCGAGCGCTGGCGCAGCAACGGCCGCAGCTTCCCGGTGCTGGTGCTGACCGCACGCGGGCGCTGGCACGACAAGCTGGCCGGCTTCGATGCCGGCGCCGATGACTACCTGACCAAACCCTTCCAGGCCGATGAACTGGTGCTGCGCCTGCGCGCCCTGATCCGTCGTAGCCATGGCCATGCCAGCCCACGCCTGCAGTGCGGCCCTTTGCAGCTGGACGTCAACGCCGGGCGCTTCGAACTGGACGGCCAGGCCCTGGCACTCAGTCCGCAGGAATTCCGCCTGCTCAGCTGTTTCATCCACCACAGTGGCCAGGTGATCGGCCGCGACCGCCTGGGCGAGCAGGTCTTCGACGGTGGCCTGGACCCGGATTCGAATGCGCTGGATGTGCTGCTGGGGCGCGTGCGCCGCAAGCTCGGCAGCGACCTGATCCAGACCGTGCGCGGCCAGGGCTGGCGGCTGGCCGCGCCGTGA